CCGCCCCGGTTCGGATGTTGATGTTCACGGATTATCAATGCCCGGACTGCCGCGCGGTGGAGTCGGTTGCGCGGCGAATTCTCGCGGAGCACAAGGATGTATCGCTCTCGATCAAGCACTTCCCGATGGATCAGTCCTGCAATACACGAATGAGCAAGACGCTTCATGCCAATGCCTGCTGGGCGGCACGCGCCGCGGAGACAGCCGGTATTCTGCATGGCGATACCGGCTTCTGGGAGATGCACCACTGGCTGTTTGATCGCAGAGGCTCGTTCACGGACGCCGAGCTCAACGTCGCGCTGGGCGAGATGGGTTACAACCCGCAGGAATTCATCAGCATCATGACCGGTCCACAGACACTCGAACTGGTGCAGATGGACATTCAGGAGGCCTATGACGTTGCGGTCTTCTTCACGCCGATGATTTTCATCAACGGCGTGCACTTGCGCGGCGTCTTCGAGCAGAATGCCGACAAGCTGCGTCAGTCCGTGGAAACCCTGCTGGCTCAGAATCTGCCGGCGCTCACCGCCGCAAGCGACCGCAAGCCGTCGGCCGCCGAGACCGTGGTCGGAGACTGGAAGGAAGAGCGCAGTCGCCCGCTTCCGCCGGACCCGAATGCGTGGCTGAAAGGGCCGGCTGATGCGCGCGTGAAGATCGTGATGTGGGCGGACTATCAGGAGCAATGGACGGTCGCCGCCGATCAGGCGATTCGCGCGTGGATGCAAGGCAAACCGGATGTCAGCTATTCGTATCGGCACTTTCCGTTCAATCAGGAATGCAACGAGGTCGTCCTGCGTACCGCGTTTCCGAATTCGTGTGTGGCGGCGCGTGCGGCCGAGGCGGCCGGCGCGCTGGGGGGCGTGGACGCATTCTGGCGAATGCACGAGTGGCTGATGGCGAATCAGCCGTCTGTGAATCAGTCCAGCGTCGTCGCGGCTGCGGCACAAATGGGACTGGACTCCCAGGCGTTCATGGCGTCGATGGCGTCGGAGCCTGTGGCCTCGGCGATTCGTGCGGATTGTCTCGCAGCCAAGCCGACGCGCGAGGGGTCTTTTTCGCT
This genomic interval from Phycisphaerae bacterium contains the following:
- a CDS encoding DsbA family protein; translation: MGKNSNKKNRRSSAGRPAGESADNAGSIPASMLNYAHAASSGSRNTEGAATVAPKAGAPDARYIGGLACLVLAVVMTLFLIVGHFNIMALPGCGEGGGCAEVTTGYWGKIPFAEPPANKGNYPVSFIGFAYFAGLLVAWAMSRGVISAAFRNLIRLGVAFSLMFIFIMLKQGHLCWYCLFTHLGNIGFWSIIEFGRLPSIASFRSPGIVAGVFSLASISLFVVDRTRSAELAAQRDKDADESVKEIIASSQDRTSDTSNAGGASTTIEDTASSGKPTPAVEVKLPPFTGRYRWGPEAAPVRMLMFTDYQCPDCRAVESVARRILAEHKDVSLSIKHFPMDQSCNTRMSKTLHANACWAARAAETAGILHGDTGFWEMHHWLFDRRGSFTDAELNVALGEMGYNPQEFISIMTGPQTLELVQMDIQEAYDVAVFFTPMIFINGVHLRGVFEQNADKLRQSVETLLAQNLPALTAASDRKPSAAETVVGDWKEERSRPLPPDPNAWLKGPADARVKIVMWADYQEQWTVAADQAIRAWMQGKPDVSYSYRHFPFNQECNEVVLRTAFPNSCVAARAAEAAGALGGVDAFWRMHEWLMANQPSVNQSSVVAAAAQMGLDSQAFMASMASEPVASAIRADCLAAKPTREGSFSLLYRGGIPTIYINGRAVPRFRLDQTMMLDKILDAAYAGE